One segment of Anguilla anguilla isolate fAngAng1 chromosome 1, fAngAng1.pri, whole genome shotgun sequence DNA contains the following:
- the LOC118214050 gene encoding protein tyrosine phosphatase type IVA 3: MARMNRPAPVEVCYKNMRFLITHNPNNSTLSTFIEDLKKYGVTTVVRVCEITYDKAPLEKDGITVVDWPFDDGAPPPTKIVEDWLSLLKSKFCEDPGCCVAVHCVAGLGRAPVLVALALIESGMKYEDAIQFIRQKRRGAINSKQLTYLEKYRPKQRLRFKDPHNHKNKCCIM; this comes from the exons ATGGCAAGGATGAATCGGCCAGCCCCTGTGGAGGTCTGCTACAAGAACATGCGCTTCCTCATCACACACAACCCCAACAACTCCACCCTTAGCACTTTCATCGAG GATCTGAAGAAGTATGGGGTCACCACAgtggtgagagtgtgtgaaatCACCTATGACAAAGCCCCGCTGGAGAAGGATGGAATCACAGTGGTG GACTGGCCCTTTGACGACGGTGCGCCTCCGCCCACCAAGATAGTGGAGGACTGGCTGAGCCTGCTGAAGAGCAAGTTCTGCGAGGACCCGGGCTGCTGTGTGGCCGTGCACTGTGTGGCCGGACTGGGACG AGCTCCTGTCTTGGTGGCTTTGGCACTGATCGAGAGCGGAATGAAATACGAAGACGCCATTCAGTTCATCAGGCA gaAACGCCGTGGGGCGATCAACAGTAAGCAGCTAACGTACCTGGAGAAGTACCGTCCCAAACAGAGACTGCGCTTCAAAGACCCTCACAACCACAAGAACAAGTGCTGCATCATGTAA